Proteins from one Nitrospirota bacterium genomic window:
- the mltG gene encoding endolytic transglycosylase MltG, giving the protein MRKITVKNNAKILLGSLAALFLVYIGIQLFVPSDIGSIGAPQVEIEIPPGTTYKQAINILRKHNLIRDKTVFIVVGKLSGLDRKVRAGYYSFMGKMSPFQVFKRLVSGKIIEYEITVIEGDSLLEIGRKLETYRLVSVDDFDALARDKELMTHLGIEAPSLEGYLFPQTYRIPKGATPRAIVRLMVNTLRDTYTEKLRERAGKLGWSEREVLTMASIIEKEAIVDEERPVISAVYHNRLKKGMLLQADPTSIYGVKSSKERITLSDLKRKTEYNTYLIKGLPPGPIASPGLKSIMAALYPANVPYLYFVSQGDGTHRFSKTWTEHEQAVKRFRAIQAAQAAPAPAPEETEEALAPVTPVAKKTKKQK; this is encoded by the coding sequence ATGAGAAAGATAACCGTGAAGAACAACGCGAAGATACTGCTCGGATCGCTCGCCGCGCTCTTCCTGGTCTATATAGGCATTCAGCTCTTCGTCCCCTCGGATATCGGCAGTATCGGCGCTCCCCAGGTCGAGATCGAGATACCTCCGGGCACCACCTACAAGCAGGCGATCAACATCCTGAGGAAGCATAATCTCATACGCGACAAGACGGTGTTCATCGTCGTCGGGAAGCTTTCGGGCCTCGACAGGAAGGTGCGGGCAGGCTACTACTCGTTCATGGGAAAGATGAGCCCCTTCCAGGTCTTCAAGCGCCTCGTCTCGGGAAAGATCATCGAGTACGAGATCACCGTCATCGAAGGCGACAGCCTCCTCGAGATAGGCAGGAAGCTCGAGACGTACAGGCTCGTATCGGTCGATGATTTCGACGCGCTTGCCAGGGATAAGGAGCTCATGACCCATCTCGGGATCGAGGCCCCGAGCCTCGAAGGGTATCTCTTTCCCCAGACCTACCGGATACCCAAAGGCGCAACCCCCAGGGCGATCGTACGGCTGATGGTGAATACCCTGCGGGACACGTATACGGAAAAGCTCAGGGAGCGCGCCGGGAAGCTGGGATGGAGCGAGCGCGAGGTGCTGACCATGGCCTCCATTATCGAAAAGGAGGCGATCGTCGACGAGGAGCGTCCGGTCATTTCCGCGGTCTACCATAACCGGCTCAAGAAAGGGATGCTCCTCCAGGCCGACCCTACCTCCATTTACGGCGTCAAGAGCTCGAAGGAGCGCATTACGCTCAGCGATCTCAAGAGGAAGACGGAGTATAACACCTACCTGATCAAGGGGCTGCCTCCCGGTCCGATCGCCTCGCCGGGGCTGAAGTCGATAATGGCCGCCCTGTATCCTGCCAATGTCCCCTATCTCTACTTCGTATCGCAGGGCGACGGCACGCACCGGTTCTCGAAGACCTGGACCGAGCATGAGCAGGCCGTCAAGCGGTTCAGGGCGATTCAGGCGGCACAGGCTGCTCCGGCGCCCGCGCCGGAGGAGACCGAAGAGGCCCTTGCCCCTGTCACTCCTGTTGCCAAAAAGACCAAAAAACAAAAATAA
- a CDS encoding amidohydrolase family protein, whose amino-acid sequence MAGDFASARTSPGLLIVPPFRDSHMHFLRDGRPVSREVLPEILRAYLQWGVFSVCDMGHQSGIGLEAKMLPDIDIVSAGYALYRTGTYGSFLGKAAAGAAAIERVVAEIAAAGADFVKVVNSGIVLTRGAGIVSEGGFSAEELRVIVAGAAAHGLRTVCHANGDGAIRRALDAGASSIEHGFFITRESLHLMAERTVSWTPTAHAFASLARYCPPDEAGHVERILDSHLSSINYAASIGVTLHVGTDSGSKGVSHGASYIEELRLFLKAGLPLEQVLAAACMEQEEIDKGNYLVVKSDFISSGIIEEIVKGGERVARS is encoded by the coding sequence ATGGCAGGCGATTTTGCGAGCGCGCGCACTTCTCCGGGGCTGCTTATCGTTCCGCCCTTCAGGGACAGCCACATGCATTTCCTCAGGGACGGCAGACCGGTGAGCAGGGAGGTCCTGCCCGAGATACTGCGGGCGTATCTGCAGTGGGGGGTCTTCTCGGTGTGCGATATGGGGCACCAGAGCGGTATAGGGCTGGAGGCGAAGATGCTTCCGGATATCGATATCGTTTCGGCTGGATATGCCCTTTACCGCACGGGGACCTACGGCTCCTTTCTCGGCAAGGCGGCGGCCGGGGCAGCCGCTATAGAGAGGGTCGTCGCCGAAATCGCTGCTGCGGGCGCCGACTTCGTGAAGGTCGTCAATTCGGGGATCGTCCTCACCCGGGGGGCCGGCATCGTCTCCGAGGGAGGATTTTCTGCGGAAGAGCTGCGTGTCATCGTGGCCGGGGCAGCCGCGCACGGCCTGCGTACCGTCTGCCATGCGAACGGCGACGGGGCGATACGGCGCGCGCTCGATGCAGGCGCCTCATCCATCGAGCACGGCTTTTTCATTACGCGCGAGTCGCTCCACCTCATGGCGGAGCGCACGGTCTCCTGGACGCCGACGGCGCATGCGTTCGCGAGCCTTGCCCGGTACTGCCCGCCGGATGAAGCCGGGCATGTAGAGAGGATTCTCGACAGCCATCTCTCCTCGATCAACTATGCCGCGTCGATCGGCGTCACGCTGCATGTCGGCACCGACAGCGGCTCGAAAGGGGTGTCCCACGGCGCATCGTACATCGAGGAGCTGCGGCTCTTCCTGAAAGCGGGACTGCCGCTTGAGCAGGTGCTCGCCGCAGCCTGCATGGAGCAGGAGGAGATCGACAAGGGGAATTACCTCGTCGTGAAGAGCGACTTCATATCTTCCGGTATCATAGAGGAGATCGTCAAAGGAGGAGAGAGGGTCGCGCGGTCGTAA
- a CDS encoding ABC transporter permease has product MTVYILKRLLLMIPLIFGITLISFTVIHLAPGGPVEVETEMSMKASAQARENLKKLYGLDKPLHIQYLDWLKRFVRLDFGTSFVDGKKVLDKITERIPVTLTINILSLLLIMTIAIPIGVLSATRQYSLFDKLTTVFVFLGFSTPTFWLALIMMIIFGVTLGILPISGIQSIDVSGMGRLDRLLDWAKHLVLPVTLAAFGGIAGFSRFSRSSMLEVIRQDYIRTARAKGLKESTVIIQHALRNALLPIVTILGLAVPGLIGGAVIFESIFSIPGMGQLFYQSTMARDYPTIMGILVIGAILTLIGNLLADISYALVDPRIRVRK; this is encoded by the coding sequence ATGACTGTATATATTCTGAAACGTCTCCTCCTGATGATACCCCTTATCTTCGGGATAACCCTCATCAGTTTTACCGTGATCCACCTCGCGCCGGGCGGACCGGTCGAGGTCGAGACCGAAATGTCGATGAAGGCGTCGGCCCAGGCCCGGGAGAACCTGAAAAAACTCTACGGGCTCGACAAGCCGCTCCACATCCAGTACCTCGACTGGCTCAAGAGGTTTGTACGCCTCGACTTCGGGACCTCGTTCGTCGATGGGAAGAAGGTGCTGGATAAGATAACGGAGCGTATTCCTGTCACCCTGACCATCAATATCCTTTCGCTCCTCCTTATCATGACCATAGCGATCCCGATCGGGGTCCTGTCGGCGACACGGCAGTACTCGCTCTTCGACAAGCTGACGACCGTCTTCGTTTTCCTGGGGTTCTCGACGCCGACGTTCTGGCTGGCGCTCATCATGATGATCATCTTCGGCGTTACGCTCGGGATACTCCCGATTTCAGGGATACAGAGTATCGATGTGTCGGGTATGGGACGGCTCGACCGGCTCCTCGACTGGGCGAAGCATCTGGTGCTCCCGGTCACCCTCGCCGCCTTCGGCGGCATTGCCGGGTTCAGCAGGTTCAGCCGGTCGAGCATGCTCGAGGTGATACGGCAGGACTACATCAGGACAGCACGGGCAAAGGGGCTGAAAGAGTCGACCGTCATTATCCAGCATGCACTGCGCAATGCGCTCCTGCCGATCGTGACGATCCTCGGCCTTGCCGTGCCCGGGCTCATCGGCGGGGCGGTGATCTTCGAGTCGATCTTCTCGATACCCGGGATGGGGCAGCTCTTCTACCAGTCGACGATGGCCCGGGATTATCCGACGATCATGGGGATACTGGTCATCGGCGCGATACTGACGCTCATCGGCAACCTCCTTGCCGATATCTCGTATGCGCTGGTCGATCCGAGAATCCGGGTGAGGAAGTAG
- the ispG gene encoding flavodoxin-dependent (E)-4-hydroxy-3-methylbut-2-enyl-diphosphate synthase, translating into MITRRPTREIRVGSVAVGGQNPITVQSMTKTDTRTVGATVEQIRALEAAGCEIVRLAVPDEAAARALGPIRQGVSIPMIADIHFDWRLALEAIRQGIDGLRLNPGNIGAGWKVKEVVLAAKDRKVPIRIGVNAGSLEKELLEKYGHPTPEALVESAEGHIRILEDLDFRDIKVSLKASNVMKTVEAYRLFSRKYDYPLHIGISEAGPSFSGIIKSAVGLGILLEEGIGDTMRVSLTAEPEEEVRVAYEILKSLGIRQRGPEIVSCPTCGRCCIDLKPLAQKVESAIKDMKEPITVAVMGCVVNGPGEAREADFGIAGGKGMGLVFKKGEVVKQVKEEELLEALMKVIRES; encoded by the coding sequence ATGATCACGAGAAGGCCTACGCGCGAAATAAGGGTGGGGAGTGTCGCCGTCGGCGGACAGAACCCCATCACCGTCCAGTCGATGACCAAGACCGATACCCGCACTGTCGGCGCCACGGTGGAGCAGATCCGGGCGCTCGAGGCTGCTGGCTGCGAGATCGTCAGGCTCGCCGTTCCCGATGAGGCGGCGGCCCGTGCCCTCGGCCCGATAAGGCAGGGGGTGTCGATCCCGATGATCGCCGATATCCATTTCGACTGGAGGCTCGCCCTCGAGGCGATCAGGCAGGGCATCGACGGGCTCCGGCTCAACCCGGGGAATATCGGCGCCGGCTGGAAGGTGAAAGAGGTCGTGCTCGCGGCAAAGGACCGGAAGGTGCCGATCCGCATCGGCGTGAACGCAGGCTCCCTCGAAAAAGAGCTGCTCGAGAAGTACGGACACCCGACGCCCGAGGCGCTCGTGGAGAGCGCCGAGGGGCATATACGCATTCTCGAAGACCTCGACTTCAGGGATATCAAGGTGTCGCTCAAGGCATCCAATGTGATGAAGACGGTCGAGGCCTACCGGCTCTTCTCGCGGAAGTACGACTACCCGCTGCACATCGGTATCTCGGAAGCCGGCCCTTCCTTCAGCGGCATCATCAAGAGCGCCGTGGGGCTCGGGATACTGCTCGAAGAGGGGATCGGCGACACCATGAGAGTCTCGCTCACCGCCGAGCCGGAGGAGGAGGTGCGGGTTGCATACGAGATCCTGAAGTCCCTGGGAATTCGGCAACGAGGGCCCGAGATCGTCTCCTGTCCCACCTGCGGCCGCTGCTGCATCGACCTCAAGCCGCTCGCCCAGAAGGTGGAGTCCGCGATAAAAGATATGAAAGAGCCGATCACCGTCGCGGTGATGGGCTGCGTCGTCAACGGCCCCGGCGAGGCGCGCGAGGCCGATTTCGGCATCGCCGGCGGCAAAGGGATGGGGCTCGTATTCAAAAAGGGCGAAGTGGTGAAACAGGTCAAAGAGGAAGAGCTGCTCGAGGCGTTGATGAAGGTGATAAGGGAATCGTAA
- the opp4C gene encoding oligopeptide ABC transporter permease, translated as MVAIIWRRFRKNALAVAGLAIILCLAGVALLAPLVAPYQPTAINVYNVLSPPSATHPFGTDELGRDVLSRMIWGSRISLTVGFVAVGIAITIGTIVGAVAGFYGGRVDAVLMRFVDIMLAFPTFFLILAVIAIVEQSITTIMIIIGVTGWMDVARLVRAEFLSLKERDFVAAARAIGAGDRRIIFRHVIPNALSPVFVAATFGIAGAILTESALSFLGLGVVPPDPSWGNILTAGKDNITVAWWLSLFPGLAILVTVLSYNLVGEGLRDALDPRLWSE; from the coding sequence ATGGTCGCGATTATCTGGAGGAGGTTCAGGAAAAACGCGCTGGCGGTGGCCGGCCTCGCGATCATTCTCTGCCTCGCGGGAGTCGCCCTGCTCGCGCCGCTCGTCGCTCCCTACCAACCGACGGCGATCAATGTGTACAATGTGCTCTCGCCGCCGAGTGCGACGCACCCCTTCGGGACCGATGAGCTCGGAAGGGATGTCCTCTCGCGGATGATATGGGGGAGCCGCATATCGCTCACCGTGGGGTTTGTTGCGGTCGGCATCGCGATAACCATCGGGACGATTGTCGGCGCCGTCGCCGGTTTCTACGGAGGGAGAGTAGACGCCGTCCTGATGCGCTTTGTCGATATCATGCTCGCCTTCCCGACCTTCTTCCTGATCCTCGCGGTGATCGCGATCGTCGAGCAGAGTATCACTACCATCATGATCATTATCGGGGTGACCGGCTGGATGGACGTTGCCCGTCTCGTGAGGGCAGAGTTCCTCTCGCTGAAAGAGCGGGACTTCGTCGCTGCTGCGCGCGCCATCGGCGCGGGAGACCGCCGCATCATCTTCAGGCACGTGATACCGAACGCCCTCTCCCCGGTCTTCGTCGCCGCCACCTTCGGTATAGCGGGAGCGATCCTTACGGAGTCGGCGCTCTCCTTTCTCGGCCTCGGCGTGGTGCCTCCTGACCCGAGCTGGGGGAATATACTCACCGCGGGCAAGGACAATATCACCGTCGCCTGGTGGCTCTCGCTCTTTCCCGGACTCGCCATCCTCGTGACCGTGCTGAGCTACAATCTCGTGGGCGAGGGGCTGCGGGACGCCCTGGACCCCCGGCTCTGGAGCGAGTAG
- the groL gene encoding chaperonin GroEL (60 kDa chaperone family; promotes refolding of misfolded polypeptides especially under stressful conditions; forms two stacked rings of heptamers to form a barrel-shaped 14mer; ends can be capped by GroES; misfolded proteins enter the barrel where they are refolded when GroES binds) yields MAAKQLLFDETARQSMLRGITILTDAVKATLGPRGRNVIIDRKFGAPNITKDGVTVAKEIELKEPYENMGAQLLREVASKTSDVAGDGTTTATVLAYAVYKEGMKHVTAGANAIDLKRGIDKAVEAVVAELKTMSKTIADKKEIAQVGTISANNDATIGELIADAMDKVGKDGVITVEEAKGMATTLDVVEGMQFDRGYISPYFITDPDRMECVLDDVFILIHDKKISSMKDLLPILEQVAKMGRPLLILAEEVEGEALATLVVNKLRGTLQVAAVKAPGFGDRRKAMLEDIAVLTGGTVISEDLGLKLENVKLNDLGRARKITIDKENTTIVEGAGDASKIQGRVKQIKTQIDETTSDYDREKLQERLAKLVGGVAVINVGAATEAEMKEKKARVEDALHATRAAVEEGIVPGGGVALIRCIKGLDKVKLDHHDQQLGVGIVKKALEEPIRQIIQNAGIESAIIVEKVKGSKEANYGYDAYREEYTDMLKAGIIDPTKVTRSALQNAASVSGLMLTTEVMITELPEEEKKMPAMPHGGGMEGMY; encoded by the coding sequence ATGGCAGCAAAACAGCTCTTGTTTGATGAGACAGCGAGACAGTCGATGCTGAGGGGCATTACTATTTTGACCGATGCCGTAAAGGCGACCCTCGGCCCGAGAGGAAGGAATGTCATTATCGACCGGAAGTTCGGCGCCCCGAATATCACGAAGGACGGCGTCACGGTCGCCAAGGAGATCGAGCTCAAGGAGCCCTACGAGAATATGGGCGCCCAGCTCCTGAGAGAGGTCGCCTCGAAGACCTCTGACGTGGCAGGCGACGGCACCACCACGGCGACCGTTCTGGCCTATGCCGTTTACAAGGAGGGCATGAAGCATGTGACTGCCGGCGCCAACGCGATCGACCTCAAGAGGGGCATCGACAAGGCGGTCGAGGCGGTCGTCGCCGAGCTCAAGACCATGAGCAAGACCATTGCCGACAAGAAGGAGATCGCGCAGGTCGGCACCATTTCCGCCAACAACGACGCCACCATCGGCGAGCTCATCGCCGACGCCATGGACAAGGTCGGCAAAGACGGCGTCATCACCGTCGAAGAGGCGAAGGGCATGGCTACCACCCTGGACGTCGTCGAAGGCATGCAGTTCGACCGGGGCTACATCTCCCCGTACTTCATCACCGATCCCGACAGGATGGAGTGCGTGCTGGATGATGTGTTCATCCTCATTCACGACAAGAAGATCTCGAGCATGAAGGACCTCCTCCCCATTCTCGAGCAGGTCGCCAAGATGGGCAGGCCGCTCCTCATCCTCGCCGAGGAGGTGGAGGGCGAGGCCCTCGCAACTCTCGTCGTCAACAAGCTGCGCGGCACCCTGCAGGTGGCTGCGGTCAAGGCCCCGGGCTTCGGCGACCGGAGGAAGGCGATGCTCGAGGATATCGCCGTTCTGACCGGCGGTACCGTCATCTCCGAAGATCTCGGCCTGAAGCTCGAGAACGTCAAGCTCAACGACCTCGGCAGGGCCCGGAAGATCACGATCGACAAGGAGAACACCACCATTGTCGAGGGCGCCGGCGATGCGTCCAAGATCCAGGGAAGGGTGAAGCAGATCAAGACCCAGATCGACGAAACGACCTCCGACTACGATAGAGAGAAGCTCCAGGAGCGGCTCGCAAAGCTGGTCGGCGGCGTTGCGGTAATCAATGTCGGCGCTGCAACCGAGGCCGAGATGAAAGAGAAGAAGGCGAGAGTCGAGGACGCGCTCCATGCAACGAGAGCGGCGGTCGAGGAAGGCATTGTGCCCGGTGGCGGCGTAGCGCTCATCAGGTGCATCAAGGGCCTCGATAAAGTGAAGCTCGACCACCACGACCAGCAGCTCGGCGTCGGCATCGTGAAGAAAGCACTCGAAGAGCCGATCAGGCAGATCATCCAGAACGCCGGCATCGAGAGCGCGATCATTGTCGAGAAGGTCAAAGGCTCCAAGGAAGCCAACTACGGCTATGACGCTTACCGGGAAGAGTACACCGATATGCTGAAGGCCGGCATCATCGACCCGACCAAGGTGACCCGGTCGGCGCTCCAGAACGCCGCGTCGGTATCGGGCCTCATGCTCACCACCGAGGTGATGATCACCGAGCTGCCGGAAGAGGAGAAGAAGATGCCGGCAATGCCTCACGGCGGCGGCATGGAAGGGATGTACTAA
- a CDS encoding tRNA1(Val) (adenine(37)-N6)-methyltransferase, with translation MRDIKIYQNKGGYRFSVDALLVYSFITLPRVKTIADLGAGSGIIGLLLARKYPEAGVTLIELQESLVRLAERNVAANGLRDRVTVVNADITHITAPSIPSAPGPPLRCGEYDLVVSNPPYRRARSGKLSIDDERAIARHELKVSLPELVRAASALLRHHGRFCVIHLPERLAEIVHIMKGYGIEPKRLRLVHSTLGSEAKMVLVEAVKGARSGLKVEPPLIIYEDDGSYSEEMKMLYNAGEPAAGDAGADS, from the coding sequence TTGCGCGACATTAAGATCTACCAGAACAAGGGCGGTTACCGCTTCTCCGTCGATGCGCTTCTCGTCTATTCGTTTATCACGCTGCCGCGCGTCAAGACGATCGCGGACCTCGGCGCGGGTTCGGGCATTATAGGGCTGCTCCTTGCGCGGAAGTATCCCGAGGCGGGCGTCACCCTGATCGAGCTGCAGGAGAGCCTTGTCCGGCTCGCCGAGAGGAATGTGGCGGCCAATGGCCTCCGGGACAGGGTAACGGTCGTCAACGCGGATATCACGCACATAACGGCCCCAAGCATTCCCTCCGCTCCCGGGCCGCCGCTCCGTTGCGGCGAGTACGACCTCGTGGTCTCGAATCCTCCGTACCGGAGGGCCCGGTCGGGAAAGCTGAGCATCGATGACGAGCGGGCCATTGCACGTCACGAGCTCAAGGTATCGCTGCCCGAGCTCGTGCGGGCAGCATCGGCCCTGCTCAGGCACCATGGCCGGTTCTGCGTCATCCATCTTCCGGAGCGGCTGGCGGAGATCGTCCACATAATGAAAGGTTACGGAATCGAGCCGAAGCGTCTGAGGCTTGTTCACTCGACCCTCGGCTCGGAGGCGAAGATGGTGCTCGTCGAGGCGGTGAAGGGCGCGCGGTCGGGATTGAAAGTGGAGCCCCCGCTCATAATCTATGAAGATGACGGGAGCTATTCTGAAGAGATGAAGATGCTCTATAATGCCGGGGAGCCGGCAGCCGGCGATGCCGGAGCCGATAGCTGA
- a CDS encoding transposase codes for MKYDPDTRRRRSVRLQGYDYSREGAYFVTICIQDRACLLGEVIDGRMQLNDAGQMVTRWWNESANKFPTIESGGYIIMPNHIHSIIVIVGAALCGCPETNKQPETGQPHRVAPTLGNIIDWFKTMTTNEYIRGARTHGWQPFNGKLWQRNYYEHIIRNNDELNRIREYIINNPSRWAEDENNPANI; via the coding sequence GTGAAATATGATCCTGATACGCGCCGGCGCCGCTCTGTTCGGCTGCAAGGATATGATTACAGCCGGGAAGGGGCGTATTTCGTGACGATATGTATACAAGACCGCGCCTGTCTGTTGGGCGAGGTAATAGACGGCAGGATGCAGTTGAATGATGCCGGTCAAATGGTCACAAGATGGTGGAATGAATCGGCAAATAAATTCCCGACAATTGAATCCGGCGGATATATTATTATGCCCAATCATATACACAGCATCATCGTTATCGTAGGGGCAGCCCTGTGTGGCTGCCCGGAAACAAATAAACAACCGGAAACAGGGCAACCACACAGGGTTGCCCCTACATTGGGTAATATCATTGATTGGTTTAAAACTATGACGACGAACGAATATATTCGCGGGGCCAGGACGCATGGATGGCAACCGTTCAACGGCAAATTATGGCAACGGAATTATTATGAGCACATCATACGCAACAATGACGAATTGAACCGGATACGGGAATACATTATCAATAACCCCTCGCGATGGGCGGAGGATGAAAACAACCCGGCAAACATATAA
- a CDS encoding rhomboid family intramembrane serine protease: MIPFKDDNPTETYPYVTVGLIALNSLIFLWQLMTPAGGEQVAFLYGAIPQSLITMERTQPISPVMSVFTSMFLHGGLFHVAGNMLYLWIFGNNIEDSLGHVKFLLFYLFSGIVAAYSHALTDPSSTIPMIGASGAVSGILGAYLLLFPHARVHTLIIFGFFWQVVRIPAVVVLGFWIVLQVLNGILGAGALRHGGVAWFAHIGGFIAGIITIKLWRPRKRVRFL; the protein is encoded by the coding sequence ATGATCCCTTTTAAGGACGACAACCCGACCGAGACGTATCCGTACGTCACCGTAGGCCTGATCGCGCTGAACAGCCTCATCTTCCTCTGGCAGTTGATGACTCCGGCAGGGGGGGAGCAGGTCGCATTCCTCTATGGCGCTATCCCTCAAAGCCTCATCACCATGGAGCGCACGCAGCCGATATCGCCGGTGATGAGCGTCTTTACCTCCATGTTCCTGCATGGAGGGCTCTTCCATGTCGCGGGGAACATGCTCTATCTCTGGATTTTCGGCAACAATATCGAGGACTCGCTCGGCCACGTCAAGTTTCTTCTTTTCTACCTCTTCTCTGGTATTGTCGCCGCTTACAGCCATGCCCTCACCGACCCGAGCTCGACCATACCCATGATCGGCGCGAGCGGCGCTGTTTCGGGCATCCTGGGCGCCTATCTGCTGCTCTTCCCTCATGCGCGTGTTCACACCCTCATCATCTTCGGCTTTTTCTGGCAGGTAGTGAGGATTCCCGCCGTGGTGGTCCTCGGTTTCTGGATCGTGCTGCAGGTGTTGAACGGCATTCTCGGCGCCGGGGCCCTGCGGCACGGCGGGGTGGCGTGGTTCGCCCATATCGGCGGCTTTATAGCGGGCATCATCACGATAAAATTGTGGCGTCCCAGGAAAAGAGTGAGATTTTTATAG
- a CDS encoding co-chaperone GroES has protein sequence MKIKPLKDRVVVKYSEEEVEKTAGGLYVPDVAKEKPQKGIVESVGSEVKELKEGNTILFDKYSGSKIKIDGTEYLILKEEDVLGVIV, from the coding sequence ATGAAGATCAAGCCGCTCAAGGACAGAGTCGTAGTGAAGTACTCGGAGGAGGAGGTCGAGAAGACCGCCGGCGGCCTCTACGTGCCGGATGTGGCGAAGGAGAAGCCCCAGAAGGGCATCGTCGAGTCGGTCGGGTCAGAGGTCAAGGAACTGAAGGAGGGGAACACCATTCTCTTCGACAAGTATTCGGGCTCGAAGATCAAGATCGACGGTACGGAATATTTGATTCTTAAGGAAGAAGACGTTTTAGGCGTTATCGTTTAA
- the lgt gene encoding prolipoprotein diacylglyceryl transferase, producing the protein MPYPDIDPVIFRIGPFEVRWYGVMYLLGFLASYLLVRYQAAKKRLPLPKERIESLYSALIIGLLVGARLGYVVFYNPAYYLTHPLEIFAVWHGGMSFHGGLIGSVLAGYLFCKRAKLDFWQLADLVIATAPVGLGLGRLANFINAELYGRVTDAPWGMVFPGGGPLPRHPSQLYELLLEGVLLFLILWFAKDRVRRTGVLTALFLILYGLFRFFVEFFREPDPQLGFILGLFTMGQLLSVAMMIAGAVLLALRTRG; encoded by the coding sequence ATTCCTTATCCGGACATCGATCCCGTGATCTTCCGCATCGGACCGTTCGAGGTCAGATGGTACGGGGTCATGTATCTTCTCGGGTTCCTCGCGTCCTACCTCCTGGTCCGTTATCAGGCGGCAAAGAAGCGGCTCCCTCTGCCCAAGGAGCGCATCGAATCGCTCTACTCGGCCCTGATCATCGGCCTCCTGGTGGGCGCCCGGCTGGGATACGTTGTTTTCTATAATCCCGCCTATTACCTGACCCATCCGCTCGAGATATTCGCCGTGTGGCACGGCGGCATGTCCTTTCACGGCGGGCTGATCGGGAGCGTGCTCGCCGGGTATCTCTTCTGCAAGAGAGCGAAGCTCGATTTCTGGCAGCTCGCGGACCTGGTCATCGCCACCGCGCCTGTCGGCCTCGGTCTCGGGAGGCTGGCGAACTTCATCAATGCAGAGCTCTACGGGAGGGTTACGGACGCGCCCTGGGGCATGGTCTTCCCCGGCGGGGGCCCGCTGCCGCGCCATCCCTCCCAGCTCTACGAGCTGCTGCTCGAAGGGGTGCTCCTCTTCCTCATTCTCTGGTTCGCCAAAGACCGCGTGCGCCGGACCGGGGTGCTCACCGCCCTCTTTCTCATCCTTTACGGGCTGTTCAGGTTCTTCGTGGAGTTCTTCCGGGAGCCCGATCCCCAGCTCGGCTTTATCCTCGGCCTGTTCACCATGGGGCAGCTCCTGAGCGTGGCGATGATGATCGCCGGGGCGGTGCTCCTCGCGCTGCGCACGAGAGGATGA